The genomic interval GACCATATAAATTTAGACAATGACCTCCAAATCGAGTCggtaaaattaaacaaaaacaatcatGGCATTTTTGTCTGCAAAAAAGAAAACTCAGTGATCCTAATAATTTTACTAACAAGCAGACTGTTGCCGTATATAGACCTGCAACTTTCGCCACTAATTGAGCAAGAAAACTAAGCGAGTGGTCCAACAAGAAGAATCTAAAGTTGATATTAGGATAGATATCAGGATCAGTATCTCACTCACACTAGGTCCAAGTAAATACATAATCCTATTAGAAAATCCGATGATTCTTAATTATGTTTGGAACATCAAAATAGTATTTAGGATGAATCTTAAACACGGTCACATCATTTAGTGAACAAATTTGAGGGCATGTAAAGTAAGAGGACTTACTGTTGGTTGCTCGAGGAGGATACAAGGTTCGGATGGCAATTGAATCGATGAGAGGACCGCAAGCAGGGTCTTCCTCTACTCCAGGGTTGTGCAAAACAAGCTCAATCTGTGGGAAATCAGCTTGGAAGGCCCAAGCATATGAATCCCACCCATTGCTGCTATACACTGTCTGAATTGGTAGCACACCAGAGTCTGGTGCCACAGAGACGTTCAAGCGCTCCTCTTGAGCACAAGTCCTGGCTGCACTAAATGTAATGGAGTAGTACATACCCTTGGTCACATTGATCCTCTGCTTAATTGAGGCCTCATTTCCAAGCCTAACTGCATAAGCACCCTCAGGCACAACCAGTAACATGTCCCCTTGCTTCTGGCCTGACTTGATGTACTCCACGAACCCGGAAATCTCCCACTTTGGAATGGCATAGCGGCCGATCACTTCTGTGCCCTTGATGTCTGAGGGCTTTGGTGCTAGCTCGAAATTTCCATTTTCAAGATAACCTGAATTTGGTATCAAGTAACACAGAGTTAATGTCTAGGCCTAACGCACTGTAAATTTTCAGACCATATTTGTGTAGACCGAACAGACAAACGCCAAATATTTCAATCATGGAAGGAAACAATAACATCATACAAACAGATGGAGCTAAAAACGAAAGTGTACTAATATGTTAGTCATTGTGTGGCCAGTGGCCACACATATTTACTGTCCTTATTTCATATGAAAAACTTTGCAATAGAATGATGGTCCTTCTAGAGGAATTTTTGTAAGGAATTAACATGCGTGTTACACTTCTTTACTTAGAATAGCTGATGATAATAAATTCGAATATCTGATCTTATCACACTTTTGTACCTATCTACCATTTGTCACCCATGTGAGTTTTCTGGGCACCACTGCAAATCTACTTAAATATTGTATCACCAGAAATCATTAATCACAACGGTCCATTTATTTGCCTCCTACCATAACATGGCTAGGATGATATTTATCTCCAAGAAACCCTCTAGAGCAGAAAAGCTAAACTCATCAAAAGCTGTGAGAAGTGACAAAGATTGGTGAAGAACTTCCAAATGACCTATATGCCCCTGATggaattcaaattttcaagCACAAGAGTAAGTAACATGTTCAGCTTCACCAACCCATCTGCAGAACTATGCAGAAAGTTCAACAGCAAAGGCTGAAAGACTGAACCTTTACTACAGTGAtcacacttttttttatacGAATAGTGATCACACTTTCTATGAGTTAAGTACGCATAAAGATGAGTTCATATTGGTATGACATAAACCATAAGCCATGAAGGCATGAACCATTAGGCTAATACAAGCAAGACATGTCAAACACTGAAGCAATGAACCTCATAAGTCATAACCATCAAAGCCAATGAACTAAAGGAGCAAGTTCAACTTGAAGAAATCACAGAACCACCTCATGAAAACGAAAAAAGATGCAACATTTAAGCTGGGTTTTGCCTGAAACCTCAAAGAAATGCAATCTTTGATCTAAACTTTCAGTATGTATGGGACTTGTGCATATAATTTGCTTACCATCAAGAACAGACTGCGCTGGGTGGCAAGTGGCGCAGAGTAGCAACACCAACAATAAGGCAACTCCTCTCATATTTGAAACTCTTCAACTGTAGAGGtttctgttcttttttttctctctcttttttatgATGCGGAAGAATGCAGAGTGGGATTTCATTTCTCTCTAGTACTGGTTTATATGCATGCCAACCTCTTGAAGAGACCTCGGATTTGGAAGATATTGCGAATGTGCCATTCTGCTGGCTCTATCGTCTCACATGGGATTTCGAAATGACGGATTTAGTCTCACTCTTTGGAACTAAATCTGGGATTTGGACTGAAGACAAAAGCTGTTCGAGATCACATGGTTTCACTCCCCCTTGCTGCTGCAGAGCATGCCATGCCCACGACACCATTGCTTCACTTTTCACATCATGCTCTTCTCCCTTATTTACAATATAATCTCGCACTTTCCCTAATTCaagtgtgttttttcaaacaTCTTATCTCGAAAACTTGAAATAATAGCTTGGATTACTTAATTAATTGAATTAAActcattaattttaaaagcGGTTAAGTTAATAAAAACAAAGCCATTCAACTTTAAAAACAAGATAGTCATATGAATCGTTGAACATGATAATAATAGCTGCACAAAAAATTCAATGCATGTGACCTCATATTCACCAATAATTTTAAACACTTGCGACTTTAATCCATGTTATCTTATGTTGCCCAACTATTTGTCAACAAAACATTTTCCACAAGAAGAAACTGAATCTATGTGTGTTAAGTATTACATACATGGTTCTATTGGTTTGTTAAAAGATTGAGGAGAACATGTGGAGTGATGGAGAGAATTATGGCAACTTATGCTCTAAATTTTCACTATTGTTGTAAACTAATGAGCGACATGAGTGAATCATCTATTGAAGAATTTTTAACCAGAATATTTAATAGAACTCTGATCTCCAAAAAGGCAGGTATAATTTGTTGAGATTCCATGGTCTGTCAATCTGGTACTTTGAGATTGAGCTCTCCATGTGTTTTATGTCTCTTTTTAATTGTTCTTGTGGATGATGAGTTTCAAAGATGGTCAAGCTAACTAGGTTAATATTTGAGATCATAGCTTTCATATAATAAATATAGATTATGATTTATTGTGTGATGCTTCCAACTGACAATGCCTATTGCTTTTGGGTGGTTTAGATCTCTATTTAATTGAGATAATATTGTTGGTCCTGTAATCAAAAACATGATTTTGAACTCTCAAACATATTTTCACATGATCAAATATGCTAATCAATGTCTCATCTTGAATTTAACGAGTTACGAACTTCTAAAGGTAAAAGCAACGAACCTTATCAGTGACACAAATTCCGATAATTCACATAACATAATTCACTCTCACTACGTACGTACAGACAACATTTCACATTGTATTATTACCTAAGCTTAAACACTACATTATTCGAGCATTGACCGCCCCTAGAATCGCCAAAAAGACCAATACAACCCTATGACCACCGCAACTTCTTCTGCTCGGTCGCCGGAAAACTCCAAGGGAACACATCACGCGGGAGTGGGGACGGTGATGTAGATGGGACCCGCAAAAGAAAGGGCCAAGATTGATCCTGAATCCCTTGGCCGACCCCAATCTAAGAGGGTGGAACAGAGAAGAGCACCCCATGATCCTCGGCTGGTTTCTGGGCTTTGACATAAGAGAGAAACATGTGGGCCTTTTATCTAAAATAGAGTTAATTTCTGAAGTGGGCCGAGTTTCATCCTCACCCTCATCCATACTGATCGTCCTCATGTGGACGACCGAGAGTAGACGGGTATCGAGGGACACCTGTCCTTTCCTCGAttcggaattatctcagcacTAGCTCACGCTGCccaaatttcatgattgagtGACCACCAACCAtttaattttcttcatttccaaaaaaaaaaaaccatttaattttcttgttttgtgAGAAAAATATTTGGTCATTTGCTTCGGAATTTCATTTTCGAAACCTAGGTCCTTCTCTTCTTGGCTTTATTGTAACAATTTCAAGTCTTTTTTCCAGAGAAAATCACTAAATTTAGAAAAGTGAATTTGAGTCAATGAGGAGGAGGGTGGTGCTTGTTTAGTTTCTAAGCATTTAGGTTATACGTCAAATCATTATATAAAACATCAATCGTAGTAATCTCACATGGAGATTCTCTCGAACATGGGAGGTTCTTAATTGGTTTCCTAACAATTTCACCCCCTAACGTTGCACTATGCATTGCATGTAACAATATTTGACCATAAGTGAATTTTTGGTTGGTATAAGAGATTGTATATGTACGAAACATCGACAATATTACTCATAAAGCACCTCATTTCTATACAAATTATGATCATAGACGAGCGTAGTATACTACAACTTATACTACCGACTTTTCGATTTTTACATCTTTCAAAATCCATAAGCGAGAGTAGAGAATCTAGCTTTGAAACCTTATGTCGTAAGTGAACATATTATTACCAGATTATTACTTTGAATTAGGTTTGCCAATCAatcacctctcaaatacagCAAGACTTAGAATGTGGACGAGAAAAATTTCATTCTGCCCTACATTGGCTAGGATGAATATAAACTAGCTAGTTGGCGTATTGCTTCGAAGTAAATCTATCGATGTTGACGCTCCCTAGCTAGGCCGATATAAGAAGGGTGACCAATCACAAATCCAACCCTACACAAAACCATAATCCTTTCTTACACAGTAGTTTTCGGTAGTCAAATTCAGCTAGCTTATGACTAGCTTAGATGGTTTTGTATGTAACTGGAgttaagaagtacttgaacTTTGAATTAATCATTAAGATCACGATCGATTCTCACAATTAAAATGATCGATCAACAACTAATAAGTAATCTTATTTTGAAACaatcttaatttaattataacgaGGTGATGGAAAGTGTGAACATGAACAAGCTAGGACGTCTTAATAGGTCCAAATGTTTCATTTTACGATTTAGCTGCATTTTATGAGATACGAAACACGCACATGAAGCACAGAAGCAGGAACTCGGAACTTCCACCCTTGAATAAAATGCCAATTTAGCTTTAATTTGCACCTAACAGATTGACATTGAAGCACACACAAGTGACACAACCCTAACCATTATATCCAATGAATCTCACATTTCTCACATAATCAAACATCACCCTTTCCCCAAAAGGACAGCTATTCCAGTGTCGTTTTGGGCGGTTCTTTGGAGCCAAGCTCATGATGGTGAGTCACTGTCGTTGTCACACACTCACCAGATAGCTGCAAACTTGGTATTTTATGTTCGATTCCATAGTCTATATATAACAAGGTCACGTTTGCTCACTCTAGCTTCTCCATAATTTCAGGTGactatatatagtatatatactCCTTGTTCTCTCTGATTAAGCATGCTAGAAAAACCAAGAATTCGGAGATGGACTTCCTAGGGCTCTTGCATGGTTTCAGGAACATGAAGTTAATCAGGAAGTATATATGCACTGCATACGTACGTGCACGTAAACCCCTAATTTGCATGTTCTTAAATTCTTATGGGGATGCATTTTCAGGCTTCTGTCCTTGATCTACGTATggatatggttttttttttgtgaagttACATATGGATATGGTTGATCTCAGTGGCGAATATAGGATTCGAAGTTTAGGAAGGCTTCAAGTTTGGCCGAAAGCCAAAAATATTGTTGTCAGTACAAGTATATAACCATGCAACCTTTTGGCATTAATAAgtcttttaaaaataaattaagtgTTCATGATTATATAAGAATATTCTTAAATCAATGACAAATTAAAATACCGAATAAATTTTTCtctcaaattaattagatTCAAACTTAATCACTCATAtttgcaattttcgatttaatACGTagagtaacaaaaaaaattagaaaagttgtaattaataatttttaatgtCGTAAAAATACTTTCATGTAGAAAAAAATGCATACTAAAAGTCTAATTttacacacatatataatatatatttactttttttgttgacactaatataggaaaaaaaattggagcCACAAATGTTACATGGGCTTCACCCCAAACAAGCCCTGGCTGAATCCGCCAGTGGTTGATCTATGactatatgtgtgtgtgtatatatatatatatacatattttttcAAATAAGGAGGTCTGTATTAATAGTTTTGATgcaaatttccatttttaaaCAATTTTCGGTCGAATTTTCTCATATTCACCGGTTAATATCTAGATTTGTGTATATCATTTATGCAAAATTGCAGttaatttggtgatcgttaaggtcctcaaaatcgaaaaacaaatggtcggactgaattctgtcaaacatgaaccgttcatgttttaacagaaaaacacaattttgagggtcttaacgattaccaaactggctgaaattttacagatatgatctacacaatattatctagatattagacggtggagatgaaaacattcaatcaaaaatagtaaaaaaataaaaatccgcACAAGAACAGTAGTGCGGACCTTCCTAGCCACTAAGggttgtctatatatatatatatatatgatcgagTTTGTTCTGGATACATTTTCAGgtttaaattgaaaaggatgcatttcttcatgtTACATGTGGAAAATGACATGCTAACCTATGCACTTTGAAGGGACAGATCCGATGGCGGCCGAACCTCCACGTGGCCGCATTTATAACATTGTCTCCCCATTGAAACATATGATGTTGATCACTTCATTGGCAATTAGGGTTCAAAGTAACTTCAAGCAGTAGCGTTTTCTTCAACTTAGAGAACttgattcatcatctttcCCATTGATGAAGATCCCAAATGAAATGCTAAGTGAAATTGCAACAATACATCAGACAACACATCTTATATATTAACTTCAACATGAAAATGACGTACACTTTCATTTTGGGTTTGGGAATTCAAATCGAAAATATTGAAGACAGATACATGGGTATCTTGTACATCGATTCTgaatttaatttgataaaagCAACTACACATATGAAGTGAATCTGCAATGGATCACAGCAAATCTAAGTTTTTCAACCTACATCCATGCAGATGAGACACAACCCCACTTTTGATCAATGACTTGAAATAATTAATGGACCCGCCAAATGGATTTATCACACCAATTTTTATCCATATCCTAATTTTATGTAATACCTATGTGGCTATGCTTTTAATTATACACTGTAATTGAGTTTCTCCGTATAGCAAGAGGGGGAAATCAGTTTTTTGCCGAAGAGCCTACATGCAAAAGGCCAATTAGCTCATGGTGATATTGACAAAACAGAAAGAGATCGATTGGGAAGAACCCTTGTGAAGATATATAACCCTAGCAACGGACAATGAGGAGGATAGCTTATTAATATTGCAACGTCATTCTTCAATCAGAGCCATGCATGGGGCTCATGCTATCACATGGAATGTTGAACAGTATACAGAATTTTCAGTAGATCCTATTGAGCTTTCGTTATCACTCCATAATTTGTGATCATAACTTACGTAGGTTTTACTCGGTTGTCTCTGTATAACTCTCTGCATGCATTCCACAAGGTGAAAATCTGGACTATCGATGATTAATTAAGCAAGGAGGTAACAAGGGTCATTAGCTGAATCTCGCTTTCTATTCCATATCATCATCGTCATTTCCGGCACCGACATCGAACCATGGATCGACTGAGTTTTCCTTGGATTTGTGAGGATACAATAGTATTGGTTAAGACAGCAGAGTAAAGTTGGTGCTTGTTTGGAGAAGAAACAAAGAGGGGCGTGGGCACATGGACGTATTTATGGAGACATAACAATGTATATTGAGCTGGGGGGCTTTGTGGATGTAGATCGATTGAGGATTCTGTTGAAACTTGGAAAGGGATGAGAGTTTGGATTGAGtagctagtatatatatacatgaaagcgAAGTCTGAGCCACCACCGATCATATGTGTAAGTGGGTCTGCCCAGTCTGCTCTAAACTGCTCCATTGAAAGAAATATATAGCTAAATACATGTTTACCATTCACATATACATACAAAATTTCTCACCATCCGTACGGTGCGAATTCGATGATTTATGCCACTGGCGACGCGCAACGACGTCACCGACCAGTACAACTGTACTCCCCTCCTCACGGCGATCCTGTCTGTGTTGGCCGGGTTATACGCCGGCCtacggcggccggaatctcAAAATCTCCTCACGATGCccataaatttgaaatttcgagattccTAAATTTTCTCCAAGGTTGCGTGTAAAATACTTTGTCACTATTTTGTATTTGTTATTCTCTATttgggttgttgttgttgtatttTGCTTAAAATTGGGCCAGTGACATATCACCATCTTCCGTCTCTTTGTTTTGTAAACTGAAAACTTGTAGAATTCACGGAAATGTTTACAGTTGTTAGTTTCGTTTATCTttcttgtaaaaaaaaattattcacaGGTTTTTCATCATCTTAGTGAGTGTAGTACTTGAATTACGCTTGTTAATCGTTAAATTATCTCAAATATAATGCTTGCATTATTTTTCGGGATGTGACACCTAAACCACTTAAAAGATGTACCTTATTCCTAAGTCCTTAACTCTCGAATTTATTCCGTATCATATTCTAACTTAAGCTTCGGAGGGCCAAAGG from Argentina anserina chromosome 2, drPotAnse1.1, whole genome shotgun sequence carries:
- the LOC126782397 gene encoding uncharacterized protein LOC126782397, translating into MRGVALLLVLLLCATCHPAQSVLDGYLENGNFELAPKPSDIKGTEVIGRYAIPKWEISGFVEYIKSGQKQGDMLLVVPEGAYAVRLGNEASIKQRINVTKGMYYSITFSAARTCAQEERLNVSVAPDSGVLPIQTVYSSNGWDSYAWAFQADFPQIELVLHNPGVEEDPACGPLIDSIAIRTLYPPRATNKNLLKNADFEEGPYMFPNASWGVLIPPNIEDDHSLPGWMVESLKAVKYIDSDHFSVPEGKRAVELVAGKESAIAQVARTIPGKSYVLTFSVGDASNSCEGSMIVEAFAGKDTVKVPYQSKGKGGFKRAVLKFTAVGTRTRIMFLSTFYTMRSDDFSSLCGPVLDDVRLLSIRRPRRL